One Gloeocapsa sp. DLM2.Bin57 genomic window, GCGCCTATGCAACGTTTAGCTGATACGGTAGCGGGTTATTTTGCTTATGGGGTAATGGCGATCGCTGCTGTGACTTTGACAGTTTGGTTGATGGTAGGTGCATCTTTATTATTGAGTTTGAAGTTGGCGATCGCTGTTTTAGTGATTGCTTGTCCTTGCGCTTTGGGTTTGGCTACTCCTACTGCTATTTTGGTAGGTACAAGTCTCGGTGCCCAACATGGTATCTTGATTAAAGGTGGTGGAGTATTAGAACAAGTTCACCGTCTCAAGACTGTTGTCTTTGATAAAACCGGGACTTTGACTTTGGGTAAACCGACAGTAACCGCTTGTTTACCTTTAACTGAGGGGATTGACTCGGTAGAATTATTACGTCTAGCTGCTAGTGTGGAAAGGGGTAGTAATCATCCTTTGGCTAAAGCTATTGTCGAAGCTTCTCAACAACAGGAGTTAATTCTAGATGCAGCTACAGATTATCAGACTAACCCTGGTTTGGGTGTTAAGGCTAAAATGGGGGGGGAGATGATTTATCTAGGGAATCAAGAATGGTTGACTCAACAGGGAATTAATATTGAGGATAATTTAGATTTACCCCAGACTAGTCTAGTCTATGTGGCAAAAGAGAACACTTTATTAGGGGCGATCGCTTTAGAAGATTGTTTACGTAGTGATGCTCAAACTACCATCGCGCAATTACAAAACATGGGGTTAACGATAGTTTTAATGACGGGCGATCGTCCTACAGTAGGTGAAGCGATCGCTTCTAAATTAGGTATCAATCAAGTTTTTGCTGAGGTTAAACCCCAACAGAAAGCGACTCTGATTGAATCTCTCCAAGCTAATCATCAGGTAGTAGGAATGGTGGGAGATGGTATCAATGATGCTCCTGCTTTAGCCCAAGCAGATGTTAGTATTACCCTGGGGGGAAGTAGTGATATAGCTTTAGAAACCGCGGATATTGTCTTAATCTCAGCTCAACTTAAAGACGTGATTACCGCAATTAAACTCAGTCGCGCTACCTTTAATAAAATCTCTCAGAACCTCTTCTGGGCTTTAGGATATAATTTAATCGCTATTCCTATCGCAGCAGGTGTGTTGTTACCTCGTTATCAAATCTCCTTTACTCCTGCTCTTGCTGCAGCTTGTATGGCTTTTAGTTCAGTGATTGTGGTTAGTAATTCTCTGTTATTGAGGTACAAGAATTAAGCTTATCATGTCATAGCGAACCCCTTCGCGGATATCTTCGAGATACCTCCTGATTGGTGCAAGAAGACTATAGCGCTACTCCGAACTCTTTATATGGGTTTCATAACTTTAAAATGTCAAACACCTTACCTTGTACTGCTATAGTATAGTAAATAGATAGCACAGGGTAAACGTTAATTAAATTAACAATACTGAATTAGAAAATTTCCTAGGGCTATAAACAAAAAAAGTAGGCTTTTTAGCCTACTGAAAATAGATAAATTAAGTCAGGAAAAAATTAAGCTTCTACACCTTCTCTCGAATATAATAAATACATGAAAAGTGTATAATATTATAGTTTTCTAGGGATATCGATTAATCATGTAAGATTTTTTTTAATACATCAGCTATTTGCTCGGCTGTGTTTATCAAAGTTTGTGTTTGTTGAGAAACTCTGCGATAGCACTTAATTACATTACAATGTGATATGGGCTTATGATAAGCAGATATAGGGCTTGCTGAATAAATCTAAAACTTTGATTTGGTATGGGTTTAAAGTAGTTTTCTGTTCAAAAAAGTGTCAAATTTTCTAATGTATTATGCCAAAAAAAGTTTATTTATGTCTTTTAATTACTTAAGTAGTATAAATATTTGCTTCCTGTTGCAGGAGTGTCTGTTGCCTCTTGCCTATATACTCACCATTTCTTTTTTATTGTTAGTTGAGAACAAAGTATTAATTTGACTAACGTAGTTCTCGATGGTTTTACGAGATAAGCCAAGTATATTTGCAACTTTATGGCCACTATTTGTAGCACATAGTATCAAAGAGAATACCTTCAATGTGGGTGAAAATTTATTAGTTTTAAAGTAAAATTGAGACAATTATTGAAATATAAAGAGCATGACCACTATTTCCCTGGAAATCCCTGAAGAAATCTTAATTAGCCTCAAAGAAACTCCCGAAAATCTATCGAGAGAATTAAAAATATTGGCAGCGGTTAAACTCTTTGAACTTGGGAAGTTATCCTCAGGACGTGCTGCACAGTTAGCAGGAATATCACGAGTAGAATTTTTAACTATTTTAGGACGTTATCAAGTGTCTCCTTTTTCTTTAACTACTGAACAATTAGAACAAGATATTCTTAATGCCTAATCTCCAAGTCATTGTGAATACATCTCCTTTACTATACTTATATCAAGTTGGCTACTTGGAATTGCTGCAACGCTTGTATTCTCAAATCTTGACTCCTCCTGCAGTAATCGAAGAATTAGTAATCGGTAAAAGTGAGCCGGAATTGATGTTCCCAATATTCAAGAGATTGAATGGATTTCAATTACTCCTGTTAAATCAGTCAGTTTAATTCCGGCTATTATTGACTTAGGTAAAGGAGAAGCAGAAGTATTAGCTTTAGGATTAGAAAATCAAGATAGTTTACTGATTTTTGATGATCAATTAGCTCGACGTATTGCCAATTTATATCGCTTAAAATATTCAGGAACTCTTGGTGTTTTAGTTAAAGCAAAACAACTCGGTTATCTGTCTTCTGTTGCCCCTATTATTGCTAAATTGCGCCATCAAGGAATGTGGCTAACTGATAAAGTTGTCAATGATGTTCTTCGACTAGCAGGAGAGTAATTAAGTATTACTAATATAAATAAAAAAAGTAGGCTTTTTAGCCTACTAAAAACAGATAAATTAAGTCAGGAAGAAATTAAGCTTCTACACCTTCGATACGATCTTCTACTTCTTGATAAAGTTCACGGAGACGATCGAGATTGGTTTCGGAGGTTTCCCAATAACCACGTCCATTTACTTCAAGAAGTGTTCCGACGATTTTACGGAAGGAATTGGGGTTGAGATCCATGAGACGTTTACACATTTCTTGGTCTTGAATAAAGGTATTATTAGCCTCTTCATAAACCCAATTATCCACAGCTCCTGCGGTAGCTGACCAACCCATGGTATTAACTAGACGCTTAGATAGTTCTCGAACTCCTTCGTAACCGTGGTTGAGCATACCTTCATACCATTTAGGATTGAGTAATTTAGTACGGGTATCTAGACGGATGGTTTCGGAAAGACTTCTGACTTGAGCGTTAGCGGTGGTGGTATCAGCTATATAAGAAGCTGGGTTTTTACCATCGTTTCTCAGGGTGGAGATAACCTTGGTAGGATCAGAATCAAAGTAGTGGGAAACGTCGGTGAGACTGATTTCGGAAGAGTCGAGGTTTTGGAAGGTAACCTCAGCGGTTTTTAAAGCAGCTTCAAAGATTTCGCGATTTTGTCCCATCACACCTGGATTATCGGAGTTAAAGGCGAAAGACTTACGCTTGAGATACATCTGTTGTAACTCTGCCTCTTCTTCCCAACTACTATTTTCTACAGCGAGGTTAACGTTAGCTGCATAAGATCCAGAAGCGTTAGAGAAGACGCGAGTAGCTGCATCACGAACACTAACCCCTAATTCTTCGGCTTGTTCGAGTGCGTGCTTACGTACATAGTTCATCTCTAAAGGTTCGTCAGCTTCGGCGGCTAATTTTACCGCTTGGTCTAATAAACTCATCTGATTGATGAATAAATCTCGGAATACTCCTGAACAGTTAACTACTACGTCGATACGTGGACGTCCTAATTCTTCTAGGGATACTAATTCGAGTTTATTGATTCTTCCGAGTGCGTCGGGTTTGGGTTTAATTCCTAACATCCAGAGGATTTGAGCTAGGGATTCGCCGTAAGTTTTGATGTTATCTGTTCCCCAAAGTACGGAGGCGATGGTTTCGGGGTATTTACCGCCATTGTCTTGTTTTTGACGTTCTAAAAGGCGGTCAACCACGATTTTAGCTGATTGTACCGCAGCACTGGTGGGAATAGATTGCGGATCGAGAGCGTGGATATTTTTACCAGTTGGTAATACTCCAGGATTACGTACGGGGTCTCCACCTGGTCCAGGGAGAATATATTCACCTTCTAAACCTTTGAGGAGTCCTCCTAATTCGTTATCCGCACAAACTTGCTCTAAACAGAATTCGAGGTATTCAAAGAGTGGTTTGAGTAATTCTGGGTCAACTTTGGGATAACCAGAGTCTATCAAACTTTCTAACCAGGGTGCTTTTTTACCTAGGTTAAAGAAGTTGAGACGGGAAACTTTGTTAACTCTTCCGTCTGCTTCGGTTTGAGTTTCTACTAGTGCGGTTACTGCTTTACGGGTAGCTTGGGTGATTTGTTGTAGTAATTCTACGTCAGCGAGAACGCCATTGTTATTATTTTGGTAGATTTCCTCGATATCTCGTCCTATACTTTCGGCGATGATGCGAGGGAGAGAGACGATCTCGTCTTCGGGACGATCTAAACTAGCGATATTAACTAGAGTGGCGATCGCTTCAGTCGCTGTGGGGGGTTTACCAATGACGTGTAAACCACAGGGTAGCAGTCTTGACTCTATTTCCATCAATTTCTGATAGACTTTGCCTACTACTGTATCTCTTGCTTCAGGGGTTAGGTTACTAGCTTCTTCGGGTAAAGTGATATCTTGGTCAAGATTTACTAAACGACATTTATCAACGATACTGTTGAGGATAGCTACTCCTCTGCCTGTATCTTTAAGGGTTTGGTAGGAAGCGATTAACTCTGATAATTCTTTTAACCCTTTATAGAGTCCTGCATTTTCTGCGGGTGGGGTGAGGTAGGAGATCGTCTCTGCGTAACTACGACGTTTAGCGATGGTTGCTTCTGAGGGGTTATTAGCTGCGTAGTAATAGAGGTTAGGTATGTTGCCAATTAGGTTATCGGGGTAACAAGTACCTGACATCCCCATTTGTTTCCCTGGCATGAATTCTAGTGAACCATGTGTGCCAAAATGTAGTACTGCGTCCGCTCCCCAAATTTGGTTTAAATAGGTGTAGTAGGCAGCAAAACCGTGGTGAGGGCTGGCTGAACGTGAGAATAATAGACGCATGGGATCGCCTTCGTAGCCAAAGGTAGGTTGAACACCGATAAAGACGTTACCAAAGCTTTTCCCGTAAACTAGTAGGTTTTGTCCATCGCTGTTGAGTTCTCCTGGTGGTGGTCCCCAGTTTTCTTCTAGTCGGGTTGAGTAGGGGGTGAGACGTTCGTATTCTTCGACGCTCATGCGATAGGCGACGTTGAGTTGAGGGCTTTGATATTGGGCTGTAGCGTCGTGTAAGACTTCCTGCATCAATGCGGATGCTGATTCGGGTAAGTCTTGAATGTCATAGCCGTTGTTTTGTAAAGCCTGCATGACTTCATAAATTGACCCAAATACGTCTAGATAAGCTGCTGTACCTACGTTACCTTTGTCGGGAGGGAAGCTGAAGACGGTTATAGCTACTTTTTTGTTTAATTTGGGTTTTTTGCGCAGATTTGCCCATTTTAAGGCTCTTTGAGCGATGGTTTCAATACGATCTTGCAGGGCGATCGCTCTTCCTGTTGCTCCATCTCTGCCTGAGAGGATTAGGGGTTCAATCGCGCCGTCTAATTCTGGTATGGCTATTTGTAACGCTACTTGAATTGGGTGTAATCCTAAATCGCTGTCTTGCCATTCTTCGGTAGTTTGGAACACTAGGGGTAGGGCTACCATATAGGGACGATTTAGTCTTTGTAGGGCTTCTACCGCTGTTTTATGGTCTTGTCGAGCCGGACCTCCTACTAAGGCGAATCCTGTTAAGGAAACTACTGAATCTACTATGGGTAAGGGGGTAACGCCTTTGACGCTTTTATCATAGAAGTATTCTTCTATGGGTTTGGAGAAGTCTAAACCACCTGCAAAAACTGCGATTACTCTTGCTCCCATTGATTCGAGTTCCTGCACCATGGCTACATAGTGGGCGTCGTCTCCTGTCACTAGGTGGGTTCTTTGTAAGATTAACCCTATACATGGTGCTAGAGGATCTTTGAGTTCTCCTGGAATGTCTGGGCGATCGTTGTACCATTTTAGATACTCTTGCACGTCTTCAAACATTGTTGGTGCAAGAGGATGCCAAATACCCATATCTGGATATACTAATGGTTCTTGATAGGTGATTCCTTCGGTTTTTTGTCGATGGAGTACGTATTTATCAGCGATCATGATTAGGAAGTTGGCGATATTTTCTGATGATCCTCCTAACCAGTATTGAAAACTGAGCATGAAGCTGCGCGCGTCTTGGGCTTTATCTAGGGGCATATATTTGAGCACTTTTGGTAAGGTGCGCAAGAGTTTTAACATCCCGTCTTCAAAGGATGCCCCTGATTTTTCTTTGCGCTTACGCATGAATTGAGCGATCGCGCTTTTTGATTGCCCTAATTGTTCCATAGAAAATGTGCCTAGTTTGTTTAGGCGCATCATTTCTGGCATAGAGGGGAATACTATAATTGCATCGATGTTATCTCTGTTTGCCTTGACTGTTGCTGCTATCTTCGTTGCTAGATCTTCTATAAAAATTAAGGAAGCGATAAAGAGGTTCGCTTCGCTGATTTTTGCCTCGAAATCTGAGTAATTCTCCGGATTTCTGAGTTCTTCTAGTAGGTATCCACTCAGCTCTATCGCTAAATCAGGGTTATGTTGATTAATCGAGTTTACTGCTGCGGCTAGAGAACTTTGGTATTGTGGTTCTAGCACGACATAGACCACCTTGACTAAAGCTCTTTGTCCTATGTTTTCTGGTGCGATATGTCTAATGGTGGACTTGACGTGAGTGAACATATATTAGATTCTCCTTCACTTTAAGCTGTTTTTGATTTGGGCTTCTCTCTTTTTTTTACCAAAAAACGTACCTCTTTTTCCAGAAAAATGTTAATTTGCAACAATTTGATAAAAATCATCTTAATTATCTTAATATTTGTTTACAATTTCTAGAGCAATCACTGTTACTAACTTGAAATAATTCTTAATATATAATTTATTGACAAATTTAGTAAAGTGTGTATATAGTGACTCTAAAAAGATAGATAGACCAAAAAAATCTTGATGATATATCTTGGGCTTGATTTTGGCACTTCTGGAGCCAGAGCGATCGCTATTAATGAAAAGAAAGAGATAGTAGCTCAAGGTAGTTATAGTTGGAATCAACCTCACTCTAGTCAAGAATGGCAAGAAGCACTCTGGTATCTATTGGCAGAGTTACCTAGAGATATTCGTAAAAATCTCCAAGGTATCGCTATTGATGGAACTTCGGCTACGGTTTTACTATGCGATCGCTCTGGTACTCCTATAACTCCTCCACTAATGTATAATGATGCTAGGGCAGTTACTGTCTTACCTCAATTAGAGCAAATAGTACCACCAGGAAATTTAGTCTTAAGTGCTACTTCTAGTCTGGCTAAGCTTTTTTGGTGGTCTCAACAGGATCTTATTAACCAAGCAAGCTATTTTCTCCATCAAGCAGATTGGCTAGCTTTTTTACTTCATGGGGTGGGGGGTGTGTCTGACTATCATAATGCTCTCAAACTAGGCTACGACGTCAGGAGACTGTGTTATCCTGATTGGTTGGTGAATTTAAACCTTTTTAGTCTTTTACCCCGTGTCTATACTCCAGGGCAGGCGATCGCTCCTATTCAAGAAAGCATTAGGAAAGGTTTTGCTATATCCCAAACTTGTCTAGTACACGCAGGCACTACAGATAGTATAGCGGCTTTTCTAGCTAGTGGTGCGAGTCATCCTGGGGAAGGGGTAACCTCTCTAGGCTCTACTCTAGTGTTAAAATTATTGAGTCAGACTTATGTAGAGAATCTCTCGTCAGGAGTTTATAGTCACCGTTTAGGTAATCTCTGGTTAACTGGAGGTGCATCGAATACGGGTGGTGCTGTTTTAAAACATTATTTTAGGGAAACTGAGTTAGTTAACCTGAGTCAACAGATTAACCCTAGAGAAACAATTAACCTAGACTATTACCCTTTATTAGAGCCTGGGGAACGTTTCCCTGTCAATAATCCTCACCTGATGCCTAAGTTAGATCCTCGCCCCGATGATGATCAAGTATTTCTACAGGGTTTATTAGCAGGTATCGCCAATATTGAAGAGCAAGGTTATCGCTTATTA contains:
- the cadA gene encoding cadmium-translocating P-type ATPase; the encoded protein is MLFVKELTQNQINTVALDVRGMKCAGCVKAVERQLTQNPGVVSACVNLVTEIAVVEYTPELIKPETIAQNLSDRGFPSQLRSSVNENRLKADQELLARNNRLQREQFWQLITAAVLLLFSTIGHLQHHLGWHLPLLHNIWFHWALATLALIIPGREIIIDGARAFWYKMPNMNTLVGLGTLSAYLASCVALLLPNLGWECFFDEPVMLLGFIFLGRTLEGRARGRAFAALSGLMALQPEVANLITVNDPDNGIKIPVEQIRIGEWVRVLPGERIPIDGEVIQGETTVDESMLTGEVLPVVKKPGDEVNAGTINHSGVITLRVTRTGSQTNLAQIIALVETAQMQKAPMQRLADTVAGYFAYGVMAIAAVTLTVWLMVGASLLLSLKLAIAVLVIACPCALGLATPTAILVGTSLGAQHGILIKGGGVLEQVHRLKTVVFDKTGTLTLGKPTVTACLPLTEGIDSVELLRLAASVERGSNHPLAKAIVEASQQQELILDAATDYQTNPGLGVKAKMGGEMIYLGNQEWLTQQGINIEDNLDLPQTSLVYVAKENTLLGAIALEDCLRSDAQTTIAQLQNMGLTIVLMTGDRPTVGEAIASKLGINQVFAEVKPQQKATLIESLQANHQVVGMVGDGINDAPALAQADVSITLGGSSDIALETADIVLISAQLKDVITAIKLSRATFNKISQNLFWALGYNLIAIPIAAGVLLPRYQISFTPALAAACMAFSSVIVVSNSLLLRYKN
- a CDS encoding UPF0175 family protein — encoded protein: MTTISLEIPEEILISLKETPENLSRELKILAAVKLFELGKLSSGRAAQLAGISRVEFLTILGRYQVSPFSLTTEQLEQDILNA
- a CDS encoding magnesium chelatase subunit H — protein: MFTHVKSTIRHIAPENIGQRALVKVVYVVLEPQYQSSLAAAVNSINQHNPDLAIELSGYLLEELRNPENYSDFEAKISEANLFIASLIFIEDLATKIAATVKANRDNIDAIIVFPSMPEMMRLNKLGTFSMEQLGQSKSAIAQFMRKRKEKSGASFEDGMLKLLRTLPKVLKYMPLDKAQDARSFMLSFQYWLGGSSENIANFLIMIADKYVLHRQKTEGITYQEPLVYPDMGIWHPLAPTMFEDVQEYLKWYNDRPDIPGELKDPLAPCIGLILQRTHLVTGDDAHYVAMVQELESMGARVIAVFAGGLDFSKPIEEYFYDKSVKGVTPLPIVDSVVSLTGFALVGGPARQDHKTAVEALQRLNRPYMVALPLVFQTTEEWQDSDLGLHPIQVALQIAIPELDGAIEPLILSGRDGATGRAIALQDRIETIAQRALKWANLRKKPKLNKKVAITVFSFPPDKGNVGTAAYLDVFGSIYEVMQALQNNGYDIQDLPESASALMQEVLHDATAQYQSPQLNVAYRMSVEEYERLTPYSTRLEENWGPPPGELNSDGQNLLVYGKSFGNVFIGVQPTFGYEGDPMRLLFSRSASPHHGFAAYYTYLNQIWGADAVLHFGTHGSLEFMPGKQMGMSGTCYPDNLIGNIPNLYYYAANNPSEATIAKRRSYAETISYLTPPAENAGLYKGLKELSELIASYQTLKDTGRGVAILNSIVDKCRLVNLDQDITLPEEASNLTPEARDTVVGKVYQKLMEIESRLLPCGLHVIGKPPTATEAIATLVNIASLDRPEDEIVSLPRIIAESIGRDIEEIYQNNNNGVLADVELLQQITQATRKAVTALVETQTEADGRVNKVSRLNFFNLGKKAPWLESLIDSGYPKVDPELLKPLFEYLEFCLEQVCADNELGGLLKGLEGEYILPGPGGDPVRNPGVLPTGKNIHALDPQSIPTSAAVQSAKIVVDRLLERQKQDNGGKYPETIASVLWGTDNIKTYGESLAQILWMLGIKPKPDALGRINKLELVSLEELGRPRIDVVVNCSGVFRDLFINQMSLLDQAVKLAAEADEPLEMNYVRKHALEQAEELGVSVRDAATRVFSNASGSYAANVNLAVENSSWEEEAELQQMYLKRKSFAFNSDNPGVMGQNREIFEAALKTAEVTFQNLDSSEISLTDVSHYFDSDPTKVISTLRNDGKNPASYIADTTTANAQVRSLSETIRLDTRTKLLNPKWYEGMLNHGYEGVRELSKRLVNTMGWSATAGAVDNWVYEEANNTFIQDQEMCKRLMDLNPNSFRKIVGTLLEVNGRGYWETSETNLDRLRELYQEVEDRIEGVEA
- a CDS encoding carbohydrate kinase; protein product: MIYLGLDFGTSGARAIAINEKKEIVAQGSYSWNQPHSSQEWQEALWYLLAELPRDIRKNLQGIAIDGTSATVLLCDRSGTPITPPLMYNDARAVTVLPQLEQIVPPGNLVLSATSSLAKLFWWSQQDLINQASYFLHQADWLAFLLHGVGGVSDYHNALKLGYDVRRLCYPDWLVNLNLFSLLPRVYTPGQAIAPIQESIRKGFAISQTCLVHAGTTDSIAAFLASGASHPGEGVTSLGSTLVLKLLSQTYVENLSSGVYSHRLGNLWLTGGASNTGGAVLKHYFRETELVNLSQQINPRETINLDYYPLLEPGERFPVNNPHLMPKLDPRPDDDQVFLQGLLAGIANIEEQGYRLLEELGATPLTKVYTAGGGAKNTTWQKMRELRLQVPVLVSKHTDAAYGAALLMLYCKEKEEN